The window AATGGTCGTTGCTGCTGCAGTGGCTGCAGGCGCTGGTCGCACGTCCCGAGCACGCAGCACTGGCCGCATACGCGCACGAAGCGGCGGCATTGCACCTGCACGGCCCGCACCTGCCGCACCGCATCGTCGACGTGCGCCTGATGGCGGATGCCAGCGGCCTGCTCGGGCAGCATCCGCGGATCGTGGAAGGCACGCTGCGCCTCGCCATCGACGATCTGCAGGCGCGGTTGCGCACGCACAACAGCGTGTTCCTCCCGGCGTTCCGCCGCTACCAGGAAGTCCGCTCGCGGATCGTCCAGCGCGAGCGCGAATCGATGCGCCTGTCCGAATTCAAGGCGCGGCCGCTGACCTCGTTCGTCCGCAACAAGCTGATCAACGATGTCTACCTGCGGGTCATCGGCGACAACCTCGCCAAGCAGATGGGCACGGTCGGCGAAGACAAGCGCAGCGACCTGATGGGCCTGCTGATGCTGATCTCGCCGCCCGGCTACGGCAAGACCACGTTGATGGAGTACGTCGCGCACCGGCTGGGCCTGGTCTTCATGAAGATCAACGGACCGTCGCTGGGCCACCAGGTGCGTTCGCTGGATCCGGCGCAGGCGCCGGATGCGACCTCTCGGCAGGAGCTGGAGAAGCTCAACCTCGCGCTGGAGATGGGCAACAACGTGATGCTGTATGTCGACGACATCCAGCATACCCACCCGGAATTCCTGCAGAAGTTCATCTCGCTGTGCGATGGCACCCGCCGCATCGAGGGCGTCTGGCGTGGCCGCACGCGCACCTACGACCTGCGCGGCCGCAAGTTCGCGGTGGTGATGGCGGGCAACCCATATACCGAGTCCGGAGAAGCCTTCAAGATCCCGGACATGCTGGCCAACCGCGCCGACATCTACAACCTCGGCGACGTGCTCGGCGGCATGGAGGACACCTTCCTGCTCAGCTACATCGAGAACAGCCTGACGTCCAATGCGGTGCTCGCGCCGCTGGCCACCCGCGACCTCGCCGACCTGTACCTGCTGGTCGACCGCGCGCGCGGGCGCGAAGTCTCCACCAACGCGCTCAGCCACGCCTACAGCGGGGCGGAGATCAACGAGATCGTCTCGGTACTGAAGCGGATGCTCGAGATCCGCGAGGTGGTATACAAGGTCAACCAGCAGTACATCGCGAGCGCCGCGCAGGCCGACAAGTACCGGGTGGAACCGCCGTTCAAGCTGCAGGGCAGCTATCGCAACATGAACAAGCTGGCGGAGAAAGTCTCGCCGGTGATGAACGATGCGGAGCTGCGCCAGGTCATCGCCGACCACTACCTCGGCGAATCGCAATTGCTCACGCAAGGTGCCGAGGAAAACCTGCTCAAGCTGGGCGAACTGCTCGACCGGATGACGCCGGAACAGCAGGCACGCTGGACCCAGATCAAGGCCGATTTCCTGCGCAACAAGGCGATGGGCGGTGAGGATGCCGATGTCGGTGGGCGCATGGTCGCGCAGCTGGCCGACATCGCCGGCGGCCTGCAGGGCCTGCGTGACGAACCGGCACCGGTCGCGCCGCAACCGCCGCCCTGGAACGAATTGCTGGAGGCGCTGGCGCGCATCGCCAAGCCACCGGCCACGCCGGCGATAGCGTCCCCGCCCGTGCCACCGGTCGGCGACCTGCTGCACAGCGCCAATCAACCGCTGCTCGACGGCCTGGAGCGCACGCTGGCGCGGCAGGACCACCTGCATTCGGCGCTACTGGAGTTGGTCGAGGTGATGAAGGCCGGCGGCATGCCGAACACCACGCCGCGCGAACCCGTCGATCGAACAGTGCCGCGCATCCGCACACCGGAAGAGCGCGCGTTCGAGAAGACCATCAGCGCACTGAAATTCAAGGCCGCCGAGGATGCCAGGAAAACGGATGCGGCCAAGCCGCCTGGCGAACCCGGCGCTTCATGAGCGAGCTCGACGTGCCACGCGATGAAGCGAGCCTGCTGGATGCGGCACGCCATGCGCAGGCAGAAGCCGCGTCGCTGCAGTCGCCCGCGTTCGACATCCAGGAGACGTTGCGCGACCTGCGCACCGTGCTGTTGTCGACCGACGCGGGCGCGTTGCGAAAGAGCGTCGGCTTCTTCGGTCGCCTGCTCGGTCGCGACATCGACCTGCAGGCGCAGTCCACTGCCATGCGCGAGCAACTCGCGCTGCTGGTGTTGCAGGCGCGTCAGCGTGGTGAGGCACTCGATCGCCACAACCACATGCTCGCGTCCCTGCGCGATCGCCTGACAGCGCTCGCCGGTGAATTCGATGGCGCCATCGCCCGACATGCCGAAACAGAGTCGCACCCGACATCGGACCACGCGCGTTCGCGCCTGCTCGAATCCACCCGCCTCGGCTGCGCACTGACCGCAGCCCAGCTCGGTGTGCTGGTGCAGAATGGGCAAGCGCTGTCGGTCCGCTACCAGCACATGCTGCCGCAGGTGGAGGGCCTGCTGGTCCAGCATCGCGCCTCACTGGCGGGCCGGGTCGATGCAACACGCATGCGCGATGCCGCCAGCCTGGTCGCATCGATCGAATCCGGCATCGCCGGCCTGTCGCCATCGCCATCCGCAACCCCCATGCACGCCGCCGCCCAGGAGTCGCCATGACCACGCTCAACACCGAATCCACCTCCCTGCTCCCGGCCGCGCTGGACGAGAAATCGCTGCTCGACCTGGGCCTGACCAGCGCCGACATCGGCAAGATCCAGGAGACCTCGCGCGCGTTGCAGGACATCACGCCGGGCAACCTGCACGGCTACGGCCGCGAAGCCGCGGGCAAGACCAGCAGCTTCTCGACGCAACTGCTCGACAAGGTGCGCAACGCCGACCTCGACAACTCCGGCGACAAGCTCGGCGAAGTGGTACGGATCGCGCGCAGCCTGAACCTGGATTCGTTCGGCGAGCGTTCCAAGCTGCCGATCCTGGGCCCGCTGATCGACAAGCTGAAAGCCACTCGCGACGACCTGGTGCAGAAGTACAGCTCGACCAACAGCCAGATCGACCAGCTGATGCGCGACGTCGGCCAGACCCAGGCCACCCAGCAGCAGCGCGTGCGCGAATACGACCAGATGCACGGGATCGTCCGCGAGGAACGCCACGCACTGGGCATCCATGTCGCCGCCGGCCGCGTGCGCATCGCCGAACTGCAGCAGGAGCTGGCCGCACTGGCCGGCCAGGACGATCCGCAGAGCCGGATCCAGCGCGCCGAACTGGACACCGCGCTGCGCCTGCTCGACAAGCGCGTCTCAGACCTGCAGGTGCTGCAGCACGCCGCCGACCAGACCCTGCCGATGATCCGGCTGATCCAGGCCAATGCGATCCAGCTGATCGAGAAATTCAGCGCGGTGCGCGACATCACCATCCCGATGTGGCGCAACCAGTTCGCGATCCAGCTGTCGCTGGCCGACCAGCGCAATGCGGTCGACCTGGCCAACGCGATCGACGATGCCAGCAACGAACTGATGCGCAAGAACGCCGACCTGGTGCATGCGACCTCGGTGGGCACCGCCAAGGCCAACCAGCGTTCGGTCATCGACATCGAAACCCTGCGCCACGTCCACGACAAACTGATCCAGACAGTCGAGGAAGTGCGCGACATCCATCGCGAAGGGATGGTCAAGCGCCAGCAGATCGGCGGCGAACTGGCGCAGATGCGCGACGAGGTGCAGAAGCGCATGTCTCAGACCGCCTCCGGGGCCGCCTTGCTGCCCGGATAACCCGTTACGCGGGCAGCGGGGCCGGCCATGTCGGCTGCGGCTTATAATCGCGCATCCGCCCAAGCGACAGCCCATGCACGACACCGCCGCGCCAGCCCCACGCCGACTCGACCTGCCCGCGATCCAGGCCCTTGCGACCTCGGAGATGGCGGCGATGGATGCGCTGATCCGCCAGCGGCTGGCCTCCGACGTGGTGCTGATCAATCAGGTCGCCGAGTACATCATCGGCGCTGGCGGCAAGCGGCTGCGGCCGATGCTGTTGCTGCTGACCGCGGGTGCGCTGGGCCATCGCGGTGCCGATGCCCATCAGTTGGCGGCAGTGGTCGAGTTCATCCACACCTCCACCCTGCTGCACGACGACGTGGTCGACGAATCCGACCTGCGCCGCGGCCGCAAGACCGCGAACGCGGTGTGGGGCAACGCGGCCAGCGTGCTGGTCGGCGATTTCCTGTATTCGCGCAGCTTCCAGTTGATGGTCGAACTGGAGCGCATGGACGTGCAGCAACTGCTGGCCAACACCACCAACACCATCGCCGAGGGCGAGGTGCTGCAGCTGCTTCACGTGCGCAACCCGGATACCGACGAAGCCGCCTACCTGCGGGTGATCGAACGCAAGACCGCGGTGCTGTTCGCCGCCGCGACGCGCCTGGGTGCGTTGCTGGCAGGTGCCGATGCCGCGACGTGCGACGCACTGCATCGGTACGGCATGGCCCTGGGCTATGCATTCCAGATCGCCGATGACGTGCTCGACTATGCATCGGACGCGGAAACGCTGGGCAAGAACCTGGGCGACGACCTGGCCGAAGGCAAGGCCACGCTGCCGTTGATCCACGCGATGCAACACAGCGATGCCGCGACGCAAGCCGTGTTGCGCGCAGCCATCCAGCAGGGCGATACCGGCGCGCTGCCGCAGGTCATGGCCGCGATCCACGCCTGCAGCAGCCTGGACTACAGCCGCGACTGCGCGCTCCGGTACGCACGCGATGCCGAGGCTGCACTGGCGGGCCTGGACGACAACGATTTCGTCGCCGCGCTGCGCGGCCTCGCGCACTACTCGGTCAGTCGCG of the Thermomonas carbonis genome contains:
- a CDS encoding toxic anion resistance protein, yielding MTTLNTESTSLLPAALDEKSLLDLGLTSADIGKIQETSRALQDITPGNLHGYGREAAGKTSSFSTQLLDKVRNADLDNSGDKLGEVVRIARSLNLDSFGERSKLPILGPLIDKLKATRDDLVQKYSSTNSQIDQLMRDVGQTQATQQQRVREYDQMHGIVREERHALGIHVAAGRVRIAELQQELAALAGQDDPQSRIQRAELDTALRLLDKRVSDLQVLQHAADQTLPMIRLIQANAIQLIEKFSAVRDITIPMWRNQFAIQLSLADQRNAVDLANAIDDASNELMRKNADLVHATSVGTAKANQRSVIDIETLRHVHDKLIQTVEEVRDIHREGMVKRQQIGGELAQMRDEVQKRMSQTASGAALLPG
- a CDS encoding polyprenyl synthetase family protein produces the protein MHDTAAPAPRRLDLPAIQALATSEMAAMDALIRQRLASDVVLINQVAEYIIGAGGKRLRPMLLLLTAGALGHRGADAHQLAAVVEFIHTSTLLHDDVVDESDLRRGRKTANAVWGNAASVLVGDFLYSRSFQLMVELERMDVQQLLANTTNTIAEGEVLQLLHVRNPDTDEAAYLRVIERKTAVLFAAATRLGALLAGADAATCDALHRYGMALGYAFQIADDVLDYASDAETLGKNLGDDLAEGKATLPLIHAMQHSDAATQAVLRAAIQQGDTGALPQVMAAIHACSSLDYSRDCALRYARDAEAALAGLDDNDFVAALRGLAHYSVSRDH